The DNA sequence GGCATCGTTGCCGCCGCCCGGAATGTTCCCGGCATCGCCCGGCATTTTGTCCCTTGCCATCCCATGGCCGGAAAGGAGAGGTCCGGGCCAGCGCATGCGGACGCCGACCTGTACCGGGGCAAGACGCTTTTCATCACGCCCTTACGGGGAACGCCCCGCGCCTTGGTGAGGAAGGCGGAAGCCTTTTGGAGAATTTTGGGGGCTTTGCCTTGCAAGCTCGATCCCGAACGGCATGACCGGGTGGTCGCCATGACCAGCCACCTGCCCCATCTTTTGGCCTCGGCCATGATGGCGCTCTACGGAGAAAAAGGAGGGAACCCCGCCTTCGCCCGGGCCATCGGGTCCGGCTTCCGTGACTTCACCCGGATCGCCGGTGGTAATCCAACCATGTGGCGCGACATCGTCGAGATGAATCACAAGGAGATCGAACGGGCCCTGAGGGGCTACAAAAGGATCCTGGGATCCATGGAACGGAACCTGAAGTCGGGCAAGGGGGCCTATTGGAACGATTTCTTTGGTAAGGCCAAACGGCGGAGGGAAAAACTCCCGTGAAAAAGATGACCGTCCATCCTGTCCAAGGGCTGAAGGGTACCTTGGTGGTCCCCGGGGACAAGTCCATTTCCCACCGGGCCGTCATGTTGGGTTCGCTTGCTTATGGCAAGACCACTGTCCGGCATTTCCTTGATTCGGCCGATTGCCTCTCCACGGCCGCCATCTTCCGGGCCCTGGGGGTAAAGATCCGACAAAAAGGCGACCGGATGGAGATATGGGGAAAGGGCCTCAACTCGCTCAAGCCAAGCCCCAAGGTCCTGGATGCGGGCAATTCGGGGACTTCCGCGCGGATCCTCCTCGGGCTCCTGTCCGGCCAGCCCTTCACCACCCGTCTGACGGGGGATAAATACCTTCGCCGACGTCCCATGCGCCGGGTGGTCGAGCCCTTGACCCGCATGGGAGCCCGGTTCTCGGGGCCGGACCAATCCAATCTTCTGCCCCTGAGGATCGAGCCGAGACCCTTGAAGGGCATCCATTATGAACTTCCCGTGGCCAGCGCCCAGGTGAAGAGCGCCCTGATGATGGCGGGCCTTTTCGCCCACGGCAAGACGGTCATCACCGAGCCGGCCCCGACCCGGGACCATACGGAACGGATGTTCAGTGCCTTCTCCATCCCCTTCAAAAAAAAGGGGAAGGTCATCACGGTCCCGGGGCCCACGGCGCCCTTCAAGGGAAGGGACCTGATGGTCCCCGGAGACATTTCCTCCGCGGCCTTCTTCATCGTGGCGGGCCTCATCGTCCCCGGTGCCAAGCTCCAGTTGAAGGGGGTGGGCGTGAACCCCACCCGCACCGGCCTCTTGGACGCCCTCGGACGGATGGGGGCCAAGATCACGATCAAGAACATCCCGGTGGGCCGGGGCGAGGAACCCGTGGCCGACCTGACGGTGAGCACCTCGTCCCTCCAGGGGATCCGGGTGGAGGGGGAAATGGTCCCGCGGATGGTCGATGAATTCCCGATCTTCGCCGTGGCGGCCACCCAGGCCCATGGGACCACGGTGGTCAGGGACGCCCAGGAATTAAGGGTGAAGGAATCGGACCGCATCCTCATGATGGAAGTGACCCTGCGCCGGATGGGCGCCGATATCCTGGCCACGCCCGACGGCTGGGTCATCAAGGGCCCCACGCCCCTGAAGGGCGCGGTCTGCTCTTCGGGAGGCGATCACCGGATCGCCATGTCGTTGGCGGTGGCGGGGCTCATCGCCCAAGGGGCCACGACCATCAACGATACCGAGAACATCGACACATCCTTCCCGGGGTTCGAAAAAATGCTTCGAAAGGCCTGTATCCCATGAGTCCTGTCATCATCGTCGCCATCGATGGGCCCGCCGGCGCGGGTAAAAGCACCGTGGCCAAGACCCTGGCCAAGAAACTGGGTTTCCTGCACATCGATACCGGGGCCATGTACCGCGCGGTCACTTGGGCGGCCCTACGCCAAAAAGCGGACCTGAAAGATGAGAAGGTTCTGGAGGCCATCGCCCGCTCCGCCCGCATCGAGCTCAAACCCGCCGAACCCCAGAACCGGGTCTTCCTGGACGGGGAAGAGGTGACCCAGGCCATCCGCACCCCCGAGGTCACCCAGGCTTCCGCCCATATCGCTAATTGCGTGCCGGTCCGTCGGATCCTGGTGGCCCGCCAGCAGCAGATGGGCAGGATCGACAGCGCCCCTTACGGTGGGGCGGTCCTGGAAGGAAGGGACATCGCCACCGATGTGTTCCCCGACGCCCAATACAAGTTCTATCTGGACGCCTCGGTGGAGACCCGGGCCAAAAGGCGTCTGGCGGAGCTGGCCAAGACAGGTGTCAAGACCAGTTTGGAGGAGGTCATGGCCGACGTGAAGGCGCGCGACGACCGGGACATGAACCGGGCCGTCGGGGGCCTACGAAAGACCCCCGAAAGCATCGTGATGGACCATTCGGACCTGGGCGTGGAGGAGTCGGCCCAGGCCTTGCTTGAATTCATCCGCAAGAATCCCCGGTGACCCATGAGCGCTCCTGAGGACCGTTTCATTTACAGACCAAAGATCACCGAGTTGACCGGTTGGGCCATGCTCCTTTTCGGCGTGACCGCCGGTTTTTGTTTCTATCTCACGCAAGATCCGGGGGTCTCGGTGGAGGTCGGATCGGCGGGGGCGGTCTTCCTCATTTTTTCCTGGATGGACCTTTCCCACAAATCCCAAAGAGGCCTTTACGTCGAGCTTCAACAGTTCCTTTTACGCTGCAAGATCCTGCCGGCCGACTACAAGATCGACCGCAACCCGAGCCTTTCCACCCTGGAAAAACGGAAGAAGGAATTCATGGATATGGCGGCCGCCCATTTCCAGCAAAGCGAGAAAAAATTGACCGAGGCCCGGTACGTCCTGGACCGTTTCGTGGGGACCAAGGGCTCCCAATTCGCGACGGAGAAGGGACGGCAGGCGGTTTGGGAGGGGCAGGTCCAACGGGCCATCGTGCTTTTTTCGGATGTGCGCGGGTTCACCTCCATGACCGAGAAATTGAAACCCCAGGAGACGGTGCGGTTCCTGAACCGGATGTTCACCGAGTTCGAGGAGGTCCTCGCCTTCGCCGGAGGCGAGATCAACAAGTTCATCGGCGACGCGGTGCTTTGCTTCTTCCCGTTCCCGGAGGACAACCCCGAGCCCGCCGTCAAACGGGCCATCCTGGCGGGACTGCGCCTCCAGGACGCCTTCCATCAGATCCAGGGGACCTTCCGGGAGACCTATTCGGAGTCGGTCCACACCGGTTTGGGCGTGGGGATGGCCGGTGGGGAGGTGATCCTGGGGAACCTGGGGTCCGCCCGCCGGATGGAATTCACCCTGATCGGGGATACGGTCAATCTGGCTTCCCGTCTTTGTTCCATCGCCGAGGACGGACAGGTATTGGTCAACCAGGACTTGGCCCAAGTGGCCGCCGATTCCTTCCGGATGGAAGCCCTGGAGCCGGTGCGGTTGAAGGGCAAGACGGGCACCTATCGTCCCTATTCGGTGACGGGTGAAATGATCCGGCAGGGACTCGCCTGAAACCCGTCCTCCTGTCCGGCATCCGAAAGGATCCCATGCGCGACTGGAGCAAACCCGCTTTCACCTTGCTCCTGGGGATGGCCCTCTGTTTCTTCTGCCTCAACCTTTACCTTTCCAACCTGCCGGTCAATTACACCTATGACGGGATGGTCTTCGCCTCGAAGGTCGAGAGCGACCATTTCCCGCTTTGGGATTATTTCCATCCCCACCATCTCCTTTACACCTTCCTGGGCCGTCTTCTGTTCCTCTGGGGAAGGGCCCATGGGGCCGCTTGGGACGGCCTGGTCACCCTTCAGTTCTTCGATCTGACCACGGGCGTGCTGGGCGTCCTGTTGCTTTTCCACCTCCTGGTGCGGGAGACGGACGACCGGTTCGTCGCCGCCCTTTGCGCCACGGGGTTGGCCTGCACCCTCAGCTATTGGTATTTCTCCACCACGCCCGGTGTGCGGATCTTCGCCACGGTCACGCCCCTTTTGGCCTGGTATGTCCTGACCTGGCAGAAAAAGCTCCCGCCGTTCTTCGGCCTGGTGGTGGGTCTTTTCCATGCCCTGGCCGCCTTGGGTCATCAAACCAACCTTTTGCTCGTTCCGGCCTTCCTGGGCGGGTTCTGGTGCATCCCGGGCCGCACGGCG is a window from the bacterium genome containing:
- a CDS encoding adenylate/guanylate cyclase domain-containing protein: MSAPEDRFIYRPKITELTGWAMLLFGVTAGFCFYLTQDPGVSVEVGSAGAVFLIFSWMDLSHKSQRGLYVELQQFLLRCKILPADYKIDRNPSLSTLEKRKKEFMDMAAAHFQQSEKKLTEARYVLDRFVGTKGSQFATEKGRQAVWEGQVQRAIVLFSDVRGFTSMTEKLKPQETVRFLNRMFTEFEEVLAFAGGEINKFIGDAVLCFFPFPEDNPEPAVKRAILAGLRLQDAFHQIQGTFRETYSESVHTGLGVGMAGGEVILGNLGSARRMEFTLIGDTVNLASRLCSIAEDGQVLVNQDLAQVAADSFRMEALEPVRLKGKTGTYRPYSVTGEMIRQGLA
- the cmk gene encoding (d)CMP kinase, with translation MSPVIIVAIDGPAGAGKSTVAKTLAKKLGFLHIDTGAMYRAVTWAALRQKADLKDEKVLEAIARSARIELKPAEPQNRVFLDGEEVTQAIRTPEVTQASAHIANCVPVRRILVARQQQMGRIDSAPYGGAVLEGRDIATDVFPDAQYKFYLDASVETRAKRRLAELAKTGVKTSLEEVMADVKARDDRDMNRAVGGLRKTPESIVMDHSDLGVEESAQALLEFIRKNPR
- a CDS encoding prephenate dehydrogenase; the protein is MRPKVAIIGVGLLGGSIALGLRKRGGFRLVGWNHRASSRKKAAKLLPVATSFEEAVKDSDIVLLCAHSSAIGEELRRIPAISKRRVLIMDVSSVKGGIVAAARNVPGIARHFVPCHPMAGKERSGPAHADADLYRGKTLFITPLRGTPRALVRKAEAFWRILGALPCKLDPERHDRVVAMTSHLPHLLASAMMALYGEKGGNPAFARAIGSGFRDFTRIAGGNPTMWRDIVEMNHKEIERALRGYKRILGSMERNLKSGKGAYWNDFFGKAKRRREKLP
- the aroA gene encoding 3-phosphoshikimate 1-carboxyvinyltransferase encodes the protein MKKMTVHPVQGLKGTLVVPGDKSISHRAVMLGSLAYGKTTVRHFLDSADCLSTAAIFRALGVKIRQKGDRMEIWGKGLNSLKPSPKVLDAGNSGTSARILLGLLSGQPFTTRLTGDKYLRRRPMRRVVEPLTRMGARFSGPDQSNLLPLRIEPRPLKGIHYELPVASAQVKSALMMAGLFAHGKTVITEPAPTRDHTERMFSAFSIPFKKKGKVITVPGPTAPFKGRDLMVPGDISSAAFFIVAGLIVPGAKLQLKGVGVNPTRTGLLDALGRMGAKITIKNIPVGRGEEPVADLTVSTSSLQGIRVEGEMVPRMVDEFPIFAVAATQAHGTTVVRDAQELRVKESDRILMMEVTLRRMGADILATPDGWVIKGPTPLKGAVCSSGGDHRIAMSLAVAGLIAQGATTINDTENIDTSFPGFEKMLRKACIP